CTCGACGAGCAGCTCGGTGGGGCGGGTGGACATGACGGGCTCGCCCCGGGCGGCGCGTACCAGGGCGTGGGCGACCGCCTCCGGTGGCTCGTCCTTGGTTATGAATCCGCTGACTCCCTCGGCAAGGGCATCTCTGAGGGCGTCCTCACGCCGAAATACGGTGAACATGACGACCGCGATGCCGGGATGGCTCTGAATGATGGCGCGCGCGGTTTGGGGGCCGCTCAGCCCGGGCATGTCGATGTCGACGAGGGCCACGTCGATCTCCAGATTGCCGCGGCTCAGCAGCTCCAGTGCGGTCATCCCGTTCTCGGCGGTGGCGACGACGGCGACGGTCGGCTGCGCATCGATCTGCTCGGCGAATACGGTGCGGATGAGCGGATCGTCGTCCACGATCATGATCCGCAGCGATGGGGTTACGTC
This genomic stretch from Actinomyces qiguomingii harbors:
- a CDS encoding response regulator, producing the protein MSDVTPSLRIMIVDDDPLIRTVFAEQIDAQPTVAVVATAENGMTALELLSRGNLEIDVALVDIDMPGLSGPQTARAIIQSHPGIAVVMFTVFRREDALRDALAEGVSGFITKDEPPEAVAHALVRAARGEPVMSTRPTELLVEAYRVQQDRSDAVRQVQAAVEKLPPHLQAVHACLLQGLTNKRIATRLNLSQNTVRLYVSDVLRELGYNSRTELMAAYITG